CATATAGTAAGCGGGGTCAGGGACACCTACGCGGAGTTTACGAAAGGTCTTGATACCGAAGAGAGCTACGACGCGCACCGGGCCGAGATGGCCCGTAACGCGCGGATGAGCTTGAAGAAGTGGGACAGCTCTCCCTGCAGGGCCTGCCACAAGAACGTCCGGCCCGAGAACGGCCACGGCAAGGAGGAGCATAAGAGGATGGAGACAGAGGGCCTTACCTGCATAGACTGCCACCAGGGCATATACCATAAGCCCGTGCCTGAAGAAAAACTTTCATTTCCATTTTTTCCATTTTCCCGTAGGCCCGCTTGAGTGTGGAGGGAGTGGTAAAGTTCAGGGTTTCATATCCATTAAGGCTACGGCTTTTGCCTCTTGCGGCCCTTCTGTGTCTTCTCCCACGGGTAGCCCTCGGTGGAGATTTCAACCCCTTCTTCTTCCCCTCCATTGAAACGCCCCGGAAAGATGAGAAGAGGCCGCTGCTGGGTGTGTTCATGGAGAGCCCGCCGGAAGAGCTGCTCTCGGAGACGATTAAGAAGGAAGGGGCGGTATACATCCGCCTCGTCATTCCCGGCACCGCGGCCGAGAGGGCCGGGCTTGAAAAGGGCGACATAGTCATAGCCTTCGAGGGGGAGGGGCTAGACCACGGGGAAGAGGAGGGTGGCACGGTAGCGGCGCTTATAAAGGCCATAAAGGCGAAAGAGGTCGGGGACGAGATTTTAATTTCCATAGTAAGGGACGGGAAGGAGATCGAGTTAAAGGCGGAGATAGGGGAGGAAAGGAAGGTCCCGGCCCGGGTAAAGCCCCACCCCGAGATAGAGGCGGCCCAAAAGGAGATGGAAGAGGCGCACCTGGAGGGTAAGGGAAGTGGAGAACTTTATAGGAAGCTCGAAGAGAAGAAAAGTATCCGGGCTTTTCTGAATACCCTGGCCGAACTGAAGGAGCGGAGCCTGGTCATAGACAGCTATGCGGTCGACCCGGAGGCAAACCTGTACCGCCTCGGCGAGGTCAACTACGCGCTCCGGAGACCGACCGACATAGTGCCGCTTTCGAGAACAATCACCGCCTCGCTCCTCTCTCACACAGCTTCGCATTCCACCCCCCCCATCCTCCCGGACCTTCCGGACCTTTTGGCCGGTGCGGCGCAAGAGCTGGATGCCGAGGTCTGGGGCAACCCCTTCGACCCGCTCGACATTACCGGACTCGATGGTGTAATAGAGGAAGTCGTCTCGCTCGCAGGGCTCGCCTCGTCCTACCGCGAGGAGGCCTTTAAGGCGCTCTCGCCCGGAGAGAGGGATCTCCTCGCGGCGGAACTCGACGGCATCTACGCCGGGGAGGGGGGGGAGGGGGAAGAGGGTGATGATGAAGAAGGTGACTATGGAGAGTTCCTGAGGACGGCCCTTAAGGTGGACTATGCGAAGCTCTTTAAATCCTCGGTTGTCTTTGCCGGGGCCCTGTCGCCGGAGCTTATTCGGGCGCTCGCCCAGGTGGATCCCTCGGGGGTAGAGCTTGAGGGCATGGAAACCACGGACGCGGCCGAAGGGGACGTATTAGGCGCGGTGAAGACCACGGCGGGCACGGTCATTATAGGGGGGCCGGGCGCGACGCGCTATAAGAAGGCCGCTTTCCTTATAATAGACTTCGGCGGCGACGACACCTACGAGAATAACGCCGGGGCGTCC
This genomic stretch from Thermodesulfobacteriota bacterium harbors:
- a CDS encoding NapC/NirT family cytochrome c, translating into HIVSGVRDTYAEFTKGLDTEESYDAHRAEMARNARMSLKKWDSSPCRACHKNVRPENGHGKEEHKRMETEGLTCIDCHQGIYHKPVPEEKLSFPFFPFSRRPA
- a CDS encoding PDZ domain-containing protein; the protein is MEGVVKFRVSYPLRLRLLPLAALLCLLPRVALGGDFNPFFFPSIETPRKDEKRPLLGVFMESPPEELLSETIKKEGAVYIRLVIPGTAAERAGLEKGDIVIAFEGEGLDHGEEEGGTVAALIKAIKAKEVGDEILISIVRDGKEIELKAEIGEERKVPARVKPHPEIEAAQKEMEEAHLEGKGSGELYRKLEEKKSIRAFLNTLAELKERSLVIDSYAVDPEANLYRLGEVNYALRRPTDIVPLSRTITASLLSHTASHSTPPILPDLPDLLAGAAQELDAEVWGNPFDPLDITGLDGVIEEVVSLAGLASSYREEAFKALSPGERDLLAAELDGIYAGEGGEGEEGDDEEGDYGEFLRTALKVDYAKLFKSSVVFAGALSPELIRALAQVDPSGVELEGMETTDAAEGDVLGAVKTTAGTVIIGGPGATRYKKAAFLIIDFGGDDTYENNAGASTPLVPLSLVIDLAGNDRYVAPGPPGRLSQGAGFMGTGLLLDMSGDDVYISGDLAQGMGIFGVGALVDLGGDDTYTGDTFTGGVGRFGIGILLDAGGNDTYRARLSSQGHGSVRGLGALIDTGGNDFYFAGGKYPDFRDPENATKSFSQGFGTGMRPYKTAVGASGGIGLLIDAGGNDRYEGDYFSQGSSYWYSLGILHDLGGNDTYIAGRYSQGAGIHSSVGALIDEGGEDSYSVSFGVGQGMGHDFGVGALADFGGDDTYKGGVLSQGAATCGGLGLLYDGKEKNTLIAGEESGGYAKDDDSCGARGFGLVLDGKGKAVPPSLSGSRPDSRIDTQ